CTCGAAGCGTAATATTGTCGCGTTGCCATCCAATTGAATGTGCATTCAAGCTAATTGAGCTGGAGTAAATTACTTGAATGCAGAGCTTTCTCCACGAGGGAGTTAAATGTCTCGGGTTTCAATAGTTATTCCCTGTCTACGGCAAGACGATCTTGTGGAGATTGCCGTTCGTTCCTGCTTGAGACAATCGCATTTGCACGAAATTATTATTGTTGTAAGCGATGTTTCCCAAGGGTTTTTAACTGAACTTTCCGGCCTGGTATCAGAGTTCCCTCTCCTTCGCTTGACCAGCATGGATGCTCACGTAGGAATGGGGAGTGCGAGAAATTTCGGAGCTGAGCAGGCGACTGGCGATTATATTTGCTTTCTGAACTCACATGACGAGTTGCTAAGTGACTTTCTTGCTACAACCGTTCCTTTGCTGGATCTCCATCCGGAGTTTTCGTCGATCAAGGTCGGTATACAAGTGCTTGATATATACGGAGAACCAGTCATTTTGCCGGGAGATCCTCGTTATACCGCGCTGTTATCAACCTTCTCCGGTAACTTGATTTTGCGGCGGACGGCCTTTGTACGGATGGGGGGCTTTTCCGAAGACCCCCGGTTTTCTGGAGAGTTAGCCGGGGAGGAGGCCGCTTTTTCCAGTGCCGTTGAGCAATATCTGGCCCCTGTGGGATTTTTGCCGGAAGCTTTCTATCGTCACAATGATCGTCCAGGTTCCCGTCTTCAAAATTTCTTGAAGAGTACAAAAGTAGTCGGTAACAATGTTTTTGAGTTTCGTTCCATTGTGCCCGAGCAGGCAGCCGATGGCATATTGGGGCAAGCAATTGATAATTATTTGAAATTGGTTAAAGTGCGGCTGCTGGTTAGCGAAGGGGAGGGGCAAGGATAAGTGCGCGCTTAACGTATCCCAGCGACGATGTCACTCTCACTGGATTTGATGTACCAGATGATGCTAATTTTAGGCTATTGCTTTCGGTTGAACATGAAAATGACGGCAGTCATCGACAACGCAAATATTGTCCAAAATGTGATCCAGTCAGCGACGTATTGCCGTGAGCTTCTCTCGAAAGGGTAAGGTTTGTAGCTGGCAAAGTTTAGTAACTGACTGGATTGAGATGCCTTAAAGGCATCCCATAACTTGCAGTTATTCTCGGCTGGGAACACGAGACAAGCTGGGTTGTGTAGATTCAGCGAACCAGAAGGCGTGATGCTGGTAATAGGACCCGGGACAAGTGGCTCAATCTGCAGTTTCTCTAGGCGATATCCATAAATGGGGTTGTAGCAGCGCATTGGCGATATGCCTGTGAGAAATAAGCCATTGTCGATGATTGAATACCCATTTGGGGCTTTTGGATCGGCAACTTGCGTAATTTGCGGGGTGATCTCGCCGCGTCTGACCGCGTTGTAATAACTGACAATCGGGGTCGGGTCGAAGTCCTGCTGCTGATAGTACTCACGACTTTCCAATGCATTCAGAAGAGGTATCCCGACTACGGTGATGACTGCCAGCCATGTTTTGTATTTGCCTGAGGCTTTTACAATAATGCCAGTCACAGCTGCAATTAGTGGGATATAGATGATAAGCCAGCGGTATGGTGATGTGGTGGAGCCAATCAATGGAAGGTTCTTTAGGACGGAGTTCCATTCCGGGCTGTAGTAGAGAAGAGCCATAGGCACCAAAAGGATCGCGCCTAACACGATGCTTGGAAATCGCGTAGAGGACTTGTCCTGTGCAGGGAATGACAGTTGTGATTGCTTGGAAAGTGCGAATGCTCCGGCGCCAACAAGCATTACCAGTAGAGGCAAAGGCGTTAGGCCGTAGGCCAACTCATGAGGCATGGCTGCCCACTGCATGTTTTTCCACAGAGGGGTAACCGTTTGATACGTGTGTTCGCTTGAATAAAATAGGCTCTGAAAGACAAAGGTGAGCAGGCCGCCTATATCGGATACTCCGGGCAAGGGGTAGTAGTCACGGGAAAAGTTGCTCATCAAAGCCATATTTGCATTGAGCTTTGAGGCACTCAAGGCAATGGCAACGGCTCCCGCAACCAATCCCCGGACAAGAAAAGTCTTTGCAATATATTCCCTGGTGCTGATTGCCATGACGCAGGCCAGGCCAATGACGGCCAGGGTTGCCGGGATCATCAGGGTGGTCAGCCCCGAATGAAACCAATAGGCAACCGCTAGTCCGGCAATGAGTGATTGCCGGATGCTGCGTGCAGAAAGGAGTGGGCTATCCGGCACCTTGAGGAGAAGGTAGGCAATGAATGGCACCAGCATGAAGGACTGGTAGCCGTAGTGGCCAATGATGATGCGGTGCGCGTAAAACCCGTTGAACATGAAAACTGTTGCTGCGACGAGCGCACTTAGGCGCCCCATATACAGGCAACGCCTTGAGAACAAATACATTCCCCAGAAGCCAAGTCCGGCGAAAATCAGAAACGCCGAATAAACCGCCTGAAGTGGATCGACTATGAAGGTCAGGAACTGCGGCAGGGAGTAGAAGGCAGATTGCGGATCGGCAAAGAGTGCCTGGCCACCACAGAACGAGGGAGTGAACCAGGGTGGGGTGATAAAGCCGTTGTTCTTGTACCAGAGGAAGCCATCGAGGAACCCCCCTAGGGTCAGCACATAATCGTGGCCCATTCTTCCGTTGGCTAGCGGGAAATAATTCCGGAAGATCAGGTGGTAGGCGAGCAGCAATAGGCAGAAGACGCCTGCAACGTGGATGGATGATTTGTGCAGGTTCCTAAACATCTTTGCCTTTACGAAAGGTGAAATGTTGGTGAATAAAATAGCTGGCAATGACGATCAGCGCGGTGATCATTGCCTGGGCTATTAAGGGCGGAATGCTGAGGATTTCGACCGCCAATGACAGGCCGACCAGACCCATGGCCAGCGATCCCAGGTGGGCAATATGAAAGCGCATATATTCGGCCCAGACATTGCCGGCAGAGCGGAAAACGATCCAGCGCTGGGTCGCGAATGACTGGGTCACGGCGATCATGTGGCTAAGCACGGCGATGACCATGTATCCGATGTATTTGCTGAGCGCCAGATACAGCCCTGCAAAAATGGCGTAACCGGCCAGCGTATTCCAGGCACCGATGGCCAGATAACGAAATTTCAGACTGTTTTGCCAAAACAGTTTGAGGTTGGCAGGGGGCGACTTCCCGTTTTCTGGCATATGGTTGGTTCTAGTTGCAGGGCAGATCGCTAGGCGAAGCCATTGTGATCCAATGCGCCGATGTGTCGTCCGGCGGGAAGACTCTGTAGCCCCATGGGGCCATACAGAAAGCGAGGCCATTGGCGTTTGAGGCGGAACTGTCTTCCGACTGGTCGCCAGCGTAGGCCGTTGAGGTAACGGCCACCTGTTGTTCCCCGTGAAGCCCCGCCAGCATCGCTGCTTTGTCGGGGAATGCCAGCGTGTACATGACCAGGATTTTCTTGGCTAACGCTTTTCATTGGCGATATTGGTAGCAGCGGGCTGTTGCGATGCTTCTGGCGTATCAAAATTGACCCGCTCCTTCTCGACCACTAAGGGCCGCTTCATCACATGTGTATGGATGGATGCGATGTACTCCCCCAGAATGCCGATGAAAAAAAGCTGTACCGAGGCAAAGAAAAACATGCCGATCAACACCGGGGCCGTGCCCAGCGAAAAGCTATCCCAAAAAATCAATTTAGCAATTAAATAAGCAAGCGCAATCAGCATGCTCAAACCAGAAAGGGTAAATCCGGCAATTGTTGCGAGGCGGATCGGAACCTTGGAGTGGCTGGTCATGCCAAGCATTGCCAGATCGTACAGGGTGTAGAAATTGTTTTTGCTCAGGCCGCGCAGTCGCCGTGGCTGCTCGAACGGGATGGTGACGTAATCAAAGCCCAGTTCGGCAACCAGGCCGCGAAAATATGGGTAGGGGTCATCGATGTCTCGAACGGCGCGTATGACCTGTCGATCGTAGAGGCCGAAACCGGTACAGTCGGGAATCAGTTCAACTTCCGAAATGCGACCGATGGTTCGATAATAGAAGCGGCGGGCCAGGAACATCAAGGGCGTTTCGCGGCTCTTGGGTTTGACCGCAAGCACCATCTTTACCCCTTTTTCCCACTCGGCAATGAACTGCGGAATCATCTCGGGGGGGTCCTGCAAGTCGGAAGCCATGCCGACCACCGCATCGCCGGTGGCGGCCAGAAGCGCATGTACGGGCGAGCGGATATGGCCGAAATTGCGGGTATTGGTGATCAGCTTGATGCGCTTGTCGGTTGCCGCCAGTTCCTTGATTTTCGCCACGGTAGCATCGGTCGACGCGTTGTCGATCAGGATATGCTCAAAGCGATACTGCGGCATGGTGGCAAAGACGGCGCGCAAGCGCCCGACCAACGGCGCGATATTTTCTTCTTCATTGAAGCAGGGCGTAACGATACTGATCAGTTTCATCGTTGCTGCTCAAAGTCCGCGTGCATAGATCAAGGACTTGAGCTCCGGCGTTTCGGCATAGGGGCTGTCGATGACATCGATTAGCAGCGGCGCATCGGCGGCGATGTCCGCAAGAAGTACTTCTCCGTTCATCAGTTCCCGGCAAGAGATTTGCCCTTTTTGCAGGGGAATCGCCAGGTAAATGTCATCGGCAGTCAGGATCTGGCCCGCGGTTAAATTGCGCCGGGCATAGACCCCGCGCACTAGGCCGTCGAGGTATTCGATTTCCCGTTTCGGGGGGTTGCGCTTAGCACTGCCTGGAGGACCACACATTTCAACGGATTTTTTCCAGGCCTTGAACCATTGGTCGGCCTGGTGCGGCAAACTGCAATAGGGGGAAACGGCAATGCCATCGGCTTCGATGTCAATGTGGCGCTCAAAAGTGCGAGCGCCCTTGGCGTAGGCCATCA
The DNA window shown above is from Quatrionicoccus australiensis and carries:
- a CDS encoding glycosyltransferase family 2 protein, whose product is MSRVSIVIPCLRQDDLVEIAVRSCLRQSHLHEIIIVVSDVSQGFLTELSGLVSEFPLLRLTSMDAHVGMGSARNFGAEQATGDYICFLNSHDELLSDFLATTVPLLDLHPEFSSIKVGIQVLDIYGEPVILPGDPRYTALLSTFSGNLILRRTAFVRMGGFSEDPRFSGELAGEEAAFSSAVEQYLAPVGFLPEAFYRHNDRPGSRLQNFLKSTKVVGNNVFEFRSIVPEQAADGILGQAIDNYLKLVKVRLLVSEGEGQG
- a CDS encoding GtrA family protein, translated to MPENGKSPPANLKLFWQNSLKFRYLAIGAWNTLAGYAIFAGLYLALSKYIGYMVIAVLSHMIAVTQSFATQRWIVFRSAGNVWAEYMRFHIAHLGSLAMGLVGLSLAVEILSIPPLIAQAMITALIVIASYFIHQHFTFRKGKDV
- a CDS encoding glycosyltransferase family 2 protein; translation: MKLISIVTPCFNEEENIAPLVGRLRAVFATMPQYRFEHILIDNASTDATVAKIKELAATDKRIKLITNTRNFGHIRSPVHALLAATGDAVVGMASDLQDPPEMIPQFIAEWEKGVKMVLAVKPKSRETPLMFLARRFYYRTIGRISEVELIPDCTGFGLYDRQVIRAVRDIDDPYPYFRGLVAELGFDYVTIPFEQPRRLRGLSKNNFYTLYDLAMLGMTSHSKVPIRLATIAGFTLSGLSMLIALAYLIAKLIFWDSFSLGTAPVLIGMFFFASVQLFFIGILGEYIASIHTHVMKRPLVVEKERVNFDTPEASQQPAATNIANEKR